In Magnolia sinica isolate HGM2019 chromosome 16, MsV1, whole genome shotgun sequence, the genomic window GAATATGAAAATACCGCTTCTATGGTTGCTACAACAACTTGAATAAATGAGCTATTTATGTATTTAGTTTTAAGAGACTTTGTCTTCACACTACATGTACCAAAGATTAAGGaaataacataaataaaaatAACTCTTTTTCTCTGATGTAGCGAAAATGATCAAAagcggaagtgatcaggactgtaagaaccttaaaacagtcgtatctcgcaaaccgaaatgagtttttggacatatcatatttaattttggagtaggagaagctactttagtcaacGAATTTCATCAATCAAAtcgttttcaattttattagaatttatttttatttttatccttcgtggattcgaggaaactCAATTAGAAATCTAGAGAActttgtggattcggagtagtgaagacggtgatcgacctcatcaggtCCTTCCCTGCGTCATTCTATCTCTCTCTGTTTATCATTCTATCACTCTCTCTGTACATACTCATAAGTTTTCCAAAGCAACACAATTCACACTAAAAATCAAAAAGCTACCTTGGACTTGAGACTTAAAATAAAAACTTGACAAAAAAGTTAAAAACAGGTAATCCTAATCATAACTGATATCAAGTTTACTTGACCCCAAATAAGTTTAAAGACAGTCGTTGGATTTGCATCACACCAGCTTGAAGGTCAACCGGTGATCCTGTGTGTCCACACACTGAGGGAACCCCACGATGAATGGCCAAGTTCAGCCACGTGTGCTAAACTTGCAACCGTGTCAggggccgtccatccgtttttccagctcgttttacggcatggaccaaaaattgaagcagatccaaatcccaggtggaccacaccacaggaaatgggggtgattgaacatccacagttaaaaacttcctagggcccaccgtaatgtttgtctgatatccaacctattgataacatcacactggatgaagggaacacaaatatcagcttgatccaaaacttttttaatggtgggcattcaatggccgcaatttcctgtggtgtggtccaccttagatttggatcgtcttcatttttgggcccatgcagtAAAATGGTTTGTCAAAACGTATAGACGACGTGGATACAcaacaaaaacatcaaggtggaccccacggtccaCATTCCCCAATGGCTGTTCCAGGTAACCTTGGGACATGCTTGTATTTCCTTGGAACTTGTGACATTCAAGTATTTCCCACCTAATAAGCGAGATAGCCGAATTTTTAGTATAAGACACATGCACTAAGGGGACAAGTTGATGAACGTCACGGATCCCATGCACGTGTCCCACCTCGGCACATCCGTGGCCGTCCATAAATAAGATTTCATTTATATAAAATCAGCCACCCAAAAAATGAAAGAACCACAATACATCAACAAACACGACTTTATTCATACATCGGGACAAGTTGATGAACGTCACGGATCCCATGCACGTGTCCCACCTCGGCACATCCGTGGCCGTCCATAAATAAGATTTCATTTATATAAAATCAGCCACCCAAAAAATGAAAGAACCACAATACATCAACAAACACGACTTTATTCATACATCCTTAGTTTCATTCATTCATCAAAGATACACATTGTTTTGGCCCACCAAAAGCTAGTTTACAGCCCTACAATTCTTCCTGATCTGTCCATCTTGACCGGTGATCACGCCTATATTGGCCATTTTAGCCATGGACGCTCCAAAATCCTTGGAGAACAGATATGGATATTTGCTATAGTTATTCACCAATGCAGCAGTATCAGTATTCCCCATCAGGGCCTGATCTGATTGCAGAAGGCCTGAATTGTTCACCAGGTTCTTGAAATACACGTTGTCGAACTTGTTGATCGTAACCGGGTCCAGCGGTGCCAGGTTGGCATTGGATCCGTCTACGTTCGGGCACACGGTCTGGAGATTCTGGAGGAGGGATGAATCGAGGTTCGGGTCCGGCTTACCAGAGCCATTGAAATCGAAGAGCCTTGATTTGAAGGTGAAGCATTGGGCGAAACCTATGGTGTGTGCACCTGGAAGCATGCGTAGATATTAGATCGACGACTCGTCCGAGTCGACTTGGACTCGGTTAAGTTACATCTGGTTCAGCACCTCGAGTCAGCAGTGAAaattaagggtggaaatgggccagGTGACCCGATGGGCTCAATGAGCCCGACCCGGGTTTGGACCAGGTTGGAACTATTAGCTCGGCCCGTGGGCTAGGATTGGCCCTGATATGCATGGCGTAATTAATTTCCTGTCACACTAGCTAACCTGGCAGTTGGAAGCTAGctgaggctcaccatgatgtttgtgagaaatccacaccgtccatccgttttgcgagctcatgttatgacatgaaataaaaaatgaggcagatttaaaactcaagtgggccacatgacaggaaaaagtggggatcgAATGCCCACAGTGGAAACATTCTtacggccacagaagttttgaatcaggagaATATCTTTGTGTTTTCAgatcatcccagtaggaatgaccttcgaatggtctggatggcatataacatcaaggtggactaCGGGAAGGTTTCCACGGTAGGCATTTcacttcccactgtttcctgtcgtgtggcccactttgagtttttgatctgcctctaacataaactagaaaaacaaatggccggggtggatttcttagaatcatcacggtgggtcccggCTATAAGACGTCCCATCTAAGTTACAGGAGGTGCCCTACGTAAATATCTAAGACGGTTCAACGATCAGATAGGACCCAATTATAAGAAAACAATAGACGGCCTGTAAAATCTTGCATGTTTTTGATACGTGGGCTACCTGATGGCTATACagcttgattattttttttatttttttttaccaaatGATCTACAGTAAGGGCCCCATCTGATCGACGGCTGAGATATCATACAGATAAGCCACGCGGGGGTAGAGTTGGAAAAGGAACCTGAAAGAACGACAACATCTTTGGAGGAGAGGCCCTTGGAAGTGAATTTGGAGGTGATATTTTGGAGGGACTCGAAGGGTCCTGGTATCTGCTCGTTGGCTGCACTCTCACTGGCTGTCGTTCCATCtctccttcctaaggacactgaccaatatggcccacctgactaagATTGCACAACATAAAGAGGAAGATCactatagatagagagagagagagagagagagagagagagagagagagagagagagagagagagagagagagagagagagatgtcaagGGAGAAGGGACCCAACATGTGCCAAGAGGGCACACGTTTGAGAAGCAAGCCCCACATAATCAAGGGCCCCACATGCAAATTCTCTGTCCCAAAAGCCAGTATCGTTCATCTGGTGTCCACAAATACCATGCTGTGAATGCGAACCGTTGTTCAATACTTCTTTCCTTTCGGTATTTTAATACATGTAATTGCACACCTGATGAGGAAACCTGGTACATCTACACagtggggcccgcctgatgagCGTCTTGTATCACATACACGTGTGGCAATGTGTGTCCCAACTCCCACTCTCATACTTAACAAAGATGAATCAGCTCCTTACTAGAGACACAGCTTCTCTTGCTGCTAGAGCGAGTATATCAACACAGGAGACGGTGGATGGACACTGTTCCTCGACGGATGCCTTGATGTCATCGATCACCTCAAAACCTCTAGCTGAATTTCGATTAGCTAATGCATTCTTCTCGCCTTTGATCGTGCTCGTGTCATCCAGCAGCACTGATGCATCACATCCCTACACAAAGAACGTAAGAAATGTAGCACTCTCTAAGCAACCAACTTGTTCCCAACTTACTACAAAAACTAAGTACAGATCAATCGATGATTAAAAAACTGTAATTAGTTGCCAAGGTTGATCAATGGATCTCCAACGTTGATTACATAAACGCCAGATGATCAAAGACACCCGACGAATCAAATTAAAGCTTGCCTAGTTAAAGAACTCTATAGTTGGAAGAGTACTTAAATGGTTAATATACACGTTACGATGATCCAGATGGAACCATTGTCGATTAAACACACTCGCCTCCTTGTGGTTATGTTGGTAACTGGTATTGgttcattcatccattcaaatGTGACCAATCAAACGGTCAGGATCAATATGCGGTTTTTGTATTGGAGCCTACACATGATGCATGGTAATGCCcccagatgaatggtttggatcatcccagCATGCATGCTTGTGGGCCCCATGCAGTACCCAAGCTCATAGACATCTTGATGAGAACATCAAACATGGaggttaagggtgtgtttggttgtaccaaatttcatgaaaccTCATAAAATTTTGTGATATTTGGTACAAACAAACGCACCTAAAGCCAAGAGATCACAAAACGGCGAAAAGACGGTTTTCGGAGTTAAAAAAGCGGTTACATTGACAAAACAATCATGGAAGTGAAGGCGAAGGAGCGATGCAGCAATCCTTGTATCATTCTGCATGGCGGACCACACCCCATATCGGACAATCTTCGTAAGGTAAGGGCAAGCGTCGTCGTAGAAACCATAGTCCAACTGGCATTGTACATGAGGactcaagaagaagaagaggaagagtagAAGCATTGAGAGAAAGGAAGAGCTATTACTATAAGAATCCATGGGATTAGTGCAGTAATGGGGGTTGATTATCAAATGCTTAGTGAGAAGAGGTGGTGGGATTAAGGTGGTTTATATATACACTGCTTAGGAAGGATCAAGTAGCTTTCTAGCATTGgttttttcaatggtgggaatgccACTAAGGCTATCCATATCCATGGAGTTCGGCCAACTCCACATATGTTTCTTAATGGGTAGGAAATAAGCAGCCTCCTATGACTAGGGAGGGTTGAAGTCCTCTACCCTCGCTTTCGACTTgagtaagtggggcccatggttttgtgatgtagaccgttgatatgattggccccactgtagatggaccatgacccaaaaaTATCCCAGCTTGAACGATGCTTGGC contains:
- the LOC131228611 gene encoding peroxidase 10-like; this translates as MDSYSNSSSFLSMLLLFLFFFLSPHVQCQLDYGFYDDACPYLTKIVRYGVWSAMQNDTRIAASLLRLHFHDCFVNGCDASVLLDDTSTIKGEKNALANRNSARGFEVIDDIKASVEEQCPSTVSCVDILALAAREAVSLSGGPYWSVSLGRRDGTTASESAANEQIPGPFESLQNITSKFTSKGLSSKDVVVLSGAHTIGFAQCFTFKSRLFDFNGSGKPDPNLDSSLLQNLQTVCPNVDGSNANLAPLDPVTINKFDNVYFKNLVNNSGLLQSDQALMGNTDTAALVNNYSKYPYLFSKDFGASMAKMANIGVITGQDGQIRKNCRAVN